The Nostoc sp. 'Lobaria pulmonaria (5183) cyanobiont' DNA window TTCAGAATTGGGTGGTGTGCGGTATAGCATCCAGTAGAGTGTACCCAAATCATTCAAGATATCTGGGAGTTGCGGTGAGCTTTCGTCATAACTAATTGCCTCCTGATAGGCAATAATTGCCACCATCAGGTTTTCTAAAGTTGCCTCTCCTTGCTCAATGCGAAGACGGTATAAAGTACCCAAGCGATGATAAGCCTCTGCCAGTATCTCCTCTGAAACTTGCTTTTCGTGTAATTCTTCAATCTCCAATAAAATCTGCTGTGGTTGTAAGGAATCCTCTGTATTTTGAGGAATACTTGTATTTATTGTTGCTATTACTAGCTCCGTTAACTCACTGCTAATATAAGATAAAGACGACAGCGATTGATTATTACTCCCACTACCAGACCGATTTGTAGATTCCTGTTGTTGTGGCGTAGCCTTCAATAAATCCGCTGTTGATGGTGAAACTTCCTCAGTTTTGTGTAGGCGATTCCCTTGTATCTCTACTGGGAAATCAGAATTATTATCAAACTTTAACTCGGTGGCTGCGGTTTGGAGTTCTGCTTGGTTAACTGATTCATCTAGAATCGACTGCTCAATATTCCCTAAATCCAAGCTTCCAGAACGTGAAAAACGTTGTGGATAGGCCAAATTCTGAGTTGCTGGTGTGGGTTCTCCAGCAAACATAAATACGCCAGTACGACAACGCCAAAACTGTGGTGCTGATTGCTTGATAGCTGATAACCAAGGACGTGGTATCCACAACAGCAAATTAGATTCTAGGAATCGGCTGGATTCTTGTGTAGAGAAATATTGTTCGCTTAAGCGGAGATAGTGCAAAAATAAACGCTGTGTCGCAACTGGTTGCTTCGTAAGATGCTCCACGCCGACAATCTGAAATGCTGGTACTGAAAAAGGTCTACCAGGAGTATCTTTTGATGCCCCAATAATTGGCGGTGGATAATTAGTCAACCATTGATTAATCTGGATTATGGGATTGGGATCGTTTAAATTCAAACGCAACGTGACTAATCGCGGATAAGCTGGAGTACTATTTTCCTGAGCATTTGATGATTGATATAGCACCTGTCCAACAGGATAAGCCAATGTAGAATGCAAACGGGCTGCTACCTGATTTCTTAAGTATAAATTATCACATACTGCCAAAAGAATTTGTCGTCGTAAGCCAAGACTTAAGGCAAGTTTCAGGCGGTGGTATACTTGCCGATTCCAAGTAGAATTATTGTTGTGTGCAGTATCATTCACGCTCATAGCGGCTAAAGAGCCAAAACATAGTAGATATCACCTTTCTGGGTGCATTAAAGTGGGCCAAACTCATCATAAAAATGATTTTTAATAAGTAGATGTTGTGCTGCTCAGGATATATTGAGCCTTCAATTATAGTAGGAACAATAAAGTATAATTATATACTTTCATTCCCAGTTCAATTTTAACAAAAAATAAAAAAGCAGGCCCCTCTTAAAATCGGAACCTGAAAA harbors:
- a CDS encoding tetratricopeptide repeat protein, whose amino-acid sequence is MSVNDTAHNNNSTWNRQVYHRLKLALSLGLRRQILLAVCDNLYLRNQVAARLHSTLAYPVGQVLYQSSNAQENSTPAYPRLVTLRLNLNDPNPIIQINQWLTNYPPPIIGASKDTPGRPFSVPAFQIVGVEHLTKQPVATQRLFLHYLRLSEQYFSTQESSRFLESNLLLWIPRPWLSAIKQSAPQFWRCRTGVFMFAGEPTPATQNLAYPQRFSRSGSLDLGNIEQSILDESVNQAELQTAATELKFDNNSDFPVEIQGNRLHKTEEVSPSTADLLKATPQQQESTNRSGSGSNNQSLSSLSYISSELTELVIATINTSIPQNTEDSLQPQQILLEIEELHEKQVSEEILAEAYHRLGTLYRLRIEQGEATLENLMVAIIAYQEAISYDESSPQLPDILNDLGTLYWMLYRTPPNSEEGQTYIEQAIEFYQLALKMISPQTHSETYARVQNNLGTAYGDLARFSHPSENWQQAIFAYSEALSHRTADMDSLKYAACQNNLGTAYWHLGQYNQPIVHLKKAIAAYNEALAHYNPEEEPLKYGMIQNNIGTACWNLAQYEQPAQNLQLAIDVYSEALKYRTPANVPSACAATQNNLGTAYWHLANLSETTQEARQKYLQLCISAYEEAIALAHSLSGTSLSFDLLASHNNLGLAHYQLVIDKSFNGDKATRSQHLEIALDNHLQALNGLIKQPEAYQTTFAYVVKTIRTFHNELGIQGQNLALSKVPSQLLPEILSKL